A DNA window from Hordeum vulgare subsp. vulgare chromosome 1H, MorexV3_pseudomolecules_assembly, whole genome shotgun sequence contains the following coding sequences:
- the LOC123450273 gene encoding uncharacterized protein LOC123450273, whose product MDPKAAARSKRSHTVHGRRAHQTPAAAAAHKQKREAAAAGGGPSFSGPRSRNLPSNWDRFEEEPDADDAAEWAGEVAPRSKGADFAFLLEQARAQPLEERGLGAASRLASKDSPFDFVLASTSMLEAKGEGIMSWFEDDNFILEDDLAPDFEVPFLSMDLHALAAKLSKIKPSQRLFMEEDLLPEDLAEDGDDEILIQHGTTLEADAKGSLVQHNIKDIKPGKDAVSPRHASNIHSDDQMKTHHQSECFAEEATTSFKVIPPPVHSDTEAYTGITGTVPNAGHREQSKLGMVVPEEELDMLLNSLDGTHLSSSNLDDSFRNSSTLEGMKINESNEKATSSSMSKSLALSPVDDDLDALLSETSLPVQNKGSAASSSSSRPTFDSSSNIDFRHAKQIDVTSIDDSVDDLLADTPFCLSDQKQTTPVQGQQNISKANVPPPSGSSNVSADFDSWFDSL is encoded by the exons ATGGATCCCaaggcggcggcgaggtcgaAGCGCTCGCACACGGTGCACGGCCGGCGTGCCCACCAGACCCCCGCGGCAGCCGCGGCGCACAAGCAGAAGCGCGAGGCCGCCGCAGCCGGCGGTGGCCCCTCCTTCTCCGGCCCTCGCAGCCGCAACCTCCCCTCCAACTGGGACCGCTTCGAGGAAGAACCCGATGCCGACGACGCCGCGGAATGGGCCGGCGAGGTGGCGCCGCGGAGCAAGGGCGCAGACTTCGCCTTCCTGCTCGAGCAGGCCCGGGCGCAGCCCCTTGAGGAGCGGGGCCTCGGCGCGGCCAGCCGGCTCGCTTCCAAGGACTCGCCATTTG ATTTTGTGCTGGCTTCTACATCTATGCTTGAGGCTAAAGGGGAAGGGATCATGTCCTGGTTTGAAGACGACAATTTCATATTAGAGGATGATTTAGCACCAGATTTTGAG GTGCCTTTTCTCTCCATGGATCTACATGCATTGGCCGCTAagctctcaaagattaagccctcCCAGAGACTTTTTATGGAGGAAGATCTACTACCCGAGGATCTG GCTGAAGACGGCGATGATGAAATACTGATTCAACATGGCACAACATTGGAGGCTGATGCCAAAGGCAGTTTGGTTCAACATAACATCAAGGACATAAAGCCTGGGAAAGATGCTGTTAGTCCTCGCCATGCCAGCAACATTCAttctgatgaccaaatgaaaacaCATCATCAGTCGGAATGTTTTGCAGAAGAAGCTACAACATCATTCAAAGTTATTCCTCCACCTGTGCATTCAGACACTGAAGCCTACACAGGAATCACAGGTACTGTTCCCAATGCAGGCCACAGAGAACAGTCCAAGCTTGGGATGGTTGTTCCAGAGGAAGAGCTTGACATGCTTCTTAATTCACTTGATGGAACTCACCTTTCCAGCTCCAACTTAGATGACTCGTTCAGAAATAGTTCTACTTTGGAAGGCATGAAGATCAACGAGTCAAATGAGAAAGCCACGTCTAGCAGCATGTCCAAATCGCTGGCACTATCTCCTGTTGATGATGATCTAGATGCCTTGCTTTCAGAGACATCCTTGCCCGTCCAGAATAAAGGTTCTGCTGCATCAAGTTCATCTTCTCGACCAACTTTTGACTCCAGCAGCAACATTGACTTCAGACACGCCAAGCAGATTGATGTAACATCTATCGATGATTCAGTGGATGATTTGCTTGCCGACACTCCTTTCTGCTTGAGTGACCAGAAACAAACCACACCTGTGCAAGGGCAACAGAACATCTCAAAAGCAAACGTGCCTCCACCTTCTGGTTCTTCAAATGTATCAGCTGACTTTGATTCGTGGTTTGACTCGCTGTAG
- the LOC123450284 gene encoding protein N-lysine methyltransferase METTL21A, translating to MRFTASPVVELPVGGAVLSFEQDNDSFEVGTSVWNSSLVLVKFAERCLGDEALPFADALRFEGARAIELGAGCGPAGMGLSRLGLADLVLTDTAAVLPALRRNLRRNRRHLPRAPRLAQLHWNCPAHLAQLAAPRRYDLVVAADVVYVQESVPHLVAAMDALADAERGVVLLGYQIRSPEAHQAFWDAVPAAFPVIEKVPREHLDPEYAFEESDVFVLRRRPRQ from the coding sequence atgcgGTTCACGGCGTCTCCGGTGGTGGAGCTGCCGGTGGGCGGCGCCGTGCTGAGCTTCGAGCAGGACAACGACTCCTTCGAGGTGGGCACCTCCGTCTGGAACTCCTCGCTCGTCCTCGTCAAGTTCGCCGAGCGCTGCCTCGGCGACGAGGCGCTCCCCTTCGCCGACGCGCTCCGCTTCGAGGGGGCCCGCGCCATCGAGCTCGGCGCAGGGTGCGGCCCCGCCGGGATGGGGCTCtcccgcctcggcctcgccgacctcgtgctcaccGACACCGCCGCCGTCCTCCCGGCCCTCCGCCGGAACCTCCGCCgcaaccgccgccacctcccgcgcGCGCCCCGCCTCGCCCAGCTCCACTGGAACTGCCCCGCGCACCTCGCCCAgctcgccgccccgcgccgctacgacctcgtcgtcgccgccgacgTCGTGTACGTCCAGGAGTCTGTGCCCCACCTCGTCGCCGCCATGGACGCGCTCGCCGACGCCGAGCGCGGCGTCGTGCTCCTCGGCTACCAGATCCGGTCCCCCGAGGCGCACCAGGCCTTCTGGGACGCCGTGCCCGCCGCCTTCCCGGTGATCGAGAAGGTGCCCCGGGAGCACCTTGACCCGGAGTACGCCTTCGAGGAATCCGACGTGTTCGTGCTCCGCAGGAGGCCGCGGCAGTGA
- the LOC123419580 gene encoding monothiol glutaredoxin-S9-like, protein MYQAAIPYSAGRLPAWPRQSELAEVDGTAGQEGRRAGDGGEAVRRAAAESPVLVVGRRGCCLSHVVKLLLRGLGVNPAVHEVADEAELAAAVTGDEAVVALPAVFVGGRLLGGLDRLMAVHISGELVPILKDAGALWL, encoded by the coding sequence ATGTACCAGGCGGCGATCCCGTACAGCGCCGGCCGGCTGCCGGCGTGGCCACGGCAGTCCGAGCTAGCGGAGGTCGACGGCACGGCCGGTCAGGAGGGCAGGCGGGCAGGCGACGGAGGGGAGGCGGtgaggcgggcggcggcggagagccCGGTGCTGGTGGTGGGGAGGCGCGGGTGCTGCCTCAGCCACGTGGTGAAGCTGCTGCTGCGGGGTCTCGGGGTGAACCCCGCCGTGCACGAGGTCGCCGACGAGGCCGAGCTCGCCGCCGCGGTCACCGGGGACGAGGCCGTCGTCGCGCTGCCGGCGGTCTTCGTGGGCGGGCGGCTCCTCGGTGGGCTCGATCGGCTCATGGCCGTGCACATCTCCGGCGAGCTCGTGCCCATACTCAAGGACGCCGGCGCGCTCTGGCTCTGA